Genomic DNA from Mycteria americana isolate JAX WOST 10 ecotype Jacksonville Zoo and Gardens chromosome 25, USCA_MyAme_1.0, whole genome shotgun sequence:
agcatctcctggcacagtcctcaacagccagctgagtaatggagtccctccagagagggcTCGCGGAGGACCGTGCTCACAGacatgaggctgaaggagctgacagcgaccaggtcctgttgctgctcttctgctcctccatataCGTCCCCCCTCTCAGAAGTCTCCCGTGCTCTATCCCACTGCCGTGCCCATCGCGTCTCTACCAGCCCCCTGTGCGTTTGGGGTtttgccacccatgggacccgtCTCCACTACTCTTTGCAGGGCCATCAAGGGAAACCGGGACCTAAAAACACGAGTGTCCTCCAGAGCCTTAGAGGTGGGCAATTAATAGAGGCGTCTGTGGACACCAAGAAATCGAGatgagcagctgttgctggcattgggagacggtgggcatttggaagtcactcccagcacgtgcaagggcttctccctttgcccaagctcccagtgcctctctttacCGGCTTGTAAAAGAGAGGTAATGACAGGCGTGATGGTTGTGCACAGGATTGCAAAGCGCTTCTGCAGGATGCGCAGGACTCTTCTCCATAGGCAAAGTGGGGGATTAGGGagagatcggggtttattggtgccgcgagttcagctccagcagcgccttgtctttcatgtaaTGGCGTGTAATGGTctgcccctcccatcacccctatcctctccagggcacgtgtgcacgccagtgtccccagtaaggaggaatataattgcctcgcatcacagtctgtgtcatgaagcttgtccgcttgatctCATGATTATGTGGAGTTTCCGCCACCACCCCGTTGGCCAATGCCCCCGGCAgtctgggacacgtataaaagagctgaaggctttgcagccctctatccagcttctgccgcttgactctcctgatcAGAGGGGTAAGCCCGGGTCTTGGAAGCGACTTgggaatctctccctgcctccctcgacacagccccttccccacactcttgcccaatccccgctgtgttttccaggactccttgcctgcctgaaagatgtcctgctccagcctgtgcgtcccttcctgtggggtggccgccccggccccgctggctgacaccgccaacgagccctgcgtgcggcagtgccccgactccacggtggtgatccagcccccggcctcggtggtcaccttccccgggcccatcctcagctccttcccgcagtacagcgttgttggctcggcgggagcccccggcgttggagggggctacggcggcacttttggaggccgtggcggttttggaggcttagggggctatggggtgtatggaggccttgggggctatgggggctctgggggctatggaggctatgggctttatgggggctacggagcctttgggagctgcggatacggcggctggcgccgaggccacaggtacctcagcGGCAACTGCgcgccctgctaagccccacactgggtccggccacagatgaaggagagctccagaaaatgccctggcacagcccaacatggcgcccgaaggaaggacatccctttggcgtcgctggcctccagagcctggatgcctcgtgcctgcctggggcccaactctgccttcctcctgccccgcttgagcttccctccaggacttgCTGCCCCCTGACGAcgcagccccatgctgggtgcctgctcctgcggcacatctgatgctcactgttgctctgcccactgccaggagacaggggaagcccttggccagggccccgctcttctcccaactccctcctcccctggaactgcaataaaagctgtgttgcatcgcaatgtcgacccatcgtttttcttcctccttcctccatacccAATACCCTGGGTGGCAGCCTTGGCTCCCTGggccgccccagccagctcccacccgcgACCTCGTCAGGGTGACCTGCGGGAGCTGcctcgcttcctcctgcctgcccttgacaGCACATGCCTTCACCAGCCAAGTCGCCTCCAGCGGGGGCTTTGCTAGTCTCCTTtgacaacagcttctccccctttgccctccctgtcttctccccactttgggctcctgcactctgctgggcCCCACAGTGAGTTTGCTGAACGCTCTGGCCAttccccgcaggctgcctgcagccccagggctgcgggcattgGGACGCCAGCAGAGCCAGTCCCAACGGCAAAGGCCCACCTCAGGGCCACTTGGGAGGCCACGGGtccacaggggagagggtgagcaagccccagcactgccttgcctccatcctctccacattcctgcacccctcctcctcctcctcctcctcctcctcttcttcctctgtctcccactgctccttggagcacttttggcattgccctgcactcactgcttgagcagaagcCCTTCCCGGCATTCCTTgtgtcacccgcctgcagcctggggacacggctctgcccaggcaggacaggagagcttcGCACAGCCCGGTGCTCTGCACCAGACTTTGCTAGCCCTTTGCTGACCTTCCTCGCACACCAGCCCACAAAGTAGCCCGTGCTGCCACACCCACCCAAAGCACCCACCCACGGCAGCCGTGACGGGGTCACCAaaactcttgccattttgctgccttttcttcccatcctgtgtgtTCACAATTGTGGATGACGCATCTTTTCCTGAGCTCGCCAGCAGTGACCAacgtgctgccccactgcccttcctGATGCCTGTGGCCGGACCCGTCTCTGTGCAAGACCACCTTGCAGCGCCGGGATCACAGGGTCAGAGGAgatacctggggaggggagggacgtcaGGAGGGTAGGCCGTCCAACGTCCTGCTCAAAGAGCTTTGCGCTTCATGTGAGTGGATACGTGTGGCCATTTCATGGCTCTGAGAggaaacttgggaaaagttggctgtgtccacctcaccccttcccagtgccccccacctctAGCTGGGTGCggggccatggccagcagccctgtacaTGCAGTGCTCgcccctccatttccctgggcctccaaatgtgaccagtaacaagccaagaaaaggaggtaatGCCAGGCACGCTGGTTTGGCAGAGGATTCGCAAGAGCTGCGGCAAGACACCTCTGGCACGTTCACGTATTGGAagtgggctttggaaatgcagcgTGTTTATTGCTGGTGGGAGACCAGAGGAAGCTCAGCGGGATGTGCTCCACAAGACCCAGCTGGGACTGTCCTCATCAGTTGTGACGCACCGAGCAAACTGCCCAAATGCTCCAAGGGCACTACCGTGGGAGATGCAAGCAGCCCAGACTGACACGccctgaggaggtttgggggaagtgggaaaaaagaaggaaggatcaagaaaaaccatgggtcgacattgcgatgcagcgcagcttttattgcagttccaggggaggagggagcggggtgaagagcagaggcctggccagggccttcccctgtttcctggcagcgggcagagctacaaggagcagcagccgtgccacaggagcaggcacccagtgcGGGTCTCTGTCATCAGGGGGCAACGGGTCTTgaagggaagctcaagcggggcaggaggaaggcagagttgggccccaggcaggcacgaggcatccaggctctggaggccagcgacgccaaagggacGTGCTTCCCAAGAGCGTCGTGTTGGGATGTGCCAGGGGCTTTTCCggagctcttcttcatctgcggccggacccagtgtggggcttagcagggcccGCAGTTGCCgttgaggtacctgtggcctccgcgccagccgccgtatccgcaacccccaaaggctccgtagcccccataaagcccatagcctccatagcccccatagagcccatagcccccatagcccccaaggcctccatacaccccatagccccctaagcct
This window encodes:
- the LOC142420884 gene encoding claw keratin-like; translated protein: MSCSSLCVPSCGVAAPAPLADTANEPCVRQCPDSTVVIQPPASVVTFPGPILSSFPQYSVVGSAGAPGVGGGYGGTFGGRGGFGGLGGYGVYGGLGGYGGSGGYGGYGLYGGYGAFGSCGYGGWRRGHRYLSGNCAPC